A single genomic interval of Candidatus Margulisiibacteriota bacterium harbors:
- the malQ gene encoding 4-alpha-glucanotransferase, which produces MRTEEHLLQLHVPHHTKTHWDKISFQKRIGTAIPLFSLKSEKTMDFGIGDFASLKEFIDLCKAYSLEVIQLLPINETSPHDNSPFGAISAFALNPLYADIEKAFAAQNITNIEEAINSDIEISGLYKKISQNKRVNYNESRTLKTFLLQWAYDHFLLDTNSPKKDSFIAFYQNNLFWLKSYTLFKLLKEKYNWIAIIDWPQEIQIYSENLYNQFQVSDGYEMDFYAYIQWILFQQCSDIHNYAQENKILIKGDIPLLVGKESADVWQHPEYFDTKLKAGAPPDFYAEEGQDWGLPVYKWKNIESDKFIWWEERLHYAENFFDIYRIDHVLGLFRIWVIPEETLAKDGYYLPRDKTTWEQHGKKMLQMLLHSSTMLPIAEDLGTVPPIVRKVLSELGIPGYKVMIMEHKKPTEVFEPISLVSTSTHDSYTLQGLWEKLPSHEKIEFCCLLGINPEENLHFNNSLHKKLLNKFIIGTPALFIILPLQDILGTIPGIIGENIEEARINTPGTVGDHNWSYRFPSIALPEIHQKLSIISSICKETKKSFARWKTISTHPLIKNINIDTLRQKKHLTVAPDQDIWIQTKLGGMTRIIEIHPDNTFDLTIKDVPLTKKDHEESGVLLSGPDKSKEIKITFLWRIDSDNYEWEGEDYIITYKEK; this is translated from the coding sequence ATGAGAACCGAAGAACATCTTTTACAACTGCATGTCCCGCATCATACAAAAACACACTGGGACAAGATAAGTTTCCAGAAAAGAATAGGTACCGCAATCCCCCTTTTCTCGTTAAAAAGCGAAAAAACCATGGATTTCGGTATTGGCGATTTTGCCAGTCTGAAAGAATTCATTGATTTATGCAAAGCATACTCACTGGAAGTTATACAGCTTCTGCCGATAAACGAAACGTCGCCCCATGATAACAGCCCGTTCGGCGCAATAAGCGCCTTTGCCTTGAATCCTCTTTATGCTGATATCGAAAAAGCTTTTGCTGCCCAAAACATTACAAATATAGAGGAAGCTATTAACTCCGACATTGAAATATCCGGATTATACAAAAAAATAAGCCAGAACAAAAGAGTTAATTACAATGAAAGCCGAACACTGAAAACATTTTTACTACAGTGGGCATATGACCATTTTCTGTTAGATACAAATAGTCCCAAAAAGGATTCTTTTATTGCATTTTATCAGAATAACTTATTCTGGCTAAAATCTTATACCTTATTCAAGCTATTAAAAGAAAAATATAATTGGATTGCAATAATAGACTGGCCTCAGGAAATCCAAATCTATAGCGAAAATCTCTATAACCAGTTCCAAGTTAGCGATGGATATGAAATGGATTTCTATGCATATATCCAATGGATATTATTTCAACAATGCAGCGACATCCATAACTACGCACAAGAAAACAAAATTCTTATTAAAGGAGATATACCTCTCCTTGTAGGCAAAGAAAGCGCCGATGTCTGGCAACATCCCGAATATTTCGATACCAAACTCAAAGCCGGTGCTCCTCCTGATTTTTATGCTGAAGAGGGGCAAGATTGGGGATTGCCCGTATATAAATGGAAAAATATCGAATCAGATAAATTCATATGGTGGGAAGAGCGTCTGCACTACGCCGAAAACTTCTTTGATATCTATAGAATCGATCACGTACTAGGTCTGTTTCGTATATGGGTAATTCCTGAAGAAACCCTGGCTAAAGATGGCTACTACTTACCAAGAGACAAGACAACCTGGGAGCAGCATGGAAAAAAAATGCTCCAGATGCTGCTTCACAGCTCTACCATGCTTCCTATTGCCGAGGATCTCGGCACAGTCCCGCCAATAGTCCGAAAAGTACTCTCCGAATTGGGTATACCAGGCTACAAGGTAATGATAATGGAACACAAAAAACCTACCGAGGTTTTTGAACCGATATCGCTCGTCAGCACAAGCACTCACGATTCCTACACATTACAGGGTCTCTGGGAAAAACTTCCTTCACATGAAAAAATAGAGTTTTGTTGTTTACTGGGAATAAACCCCGAAGAAAACCTTCATTTTAACAATTCCCTCCATAAGAAATTACTCAATAAATTTATTATTGGGACACCAGCCCTTTTCATCATACTCCCGCTTCAGGATATTCTCGGAACTATTCCGGGTATTATCGGTGAAAATATTGAAGAGGCAAGGATCAACACGCCAGGGACTGTCGGTGACCATAACTGGTCGTACAGATTTCCCAGCATAGCTCTCCCAGAAATTCATCAAAAACTTAGCATTATTTCGTCAATATGCAAAGAAACCAAAAAAAGTTTCGCACGCTGGAAAACAATATCGACTCACCCGCTGATCAAGAACATTAACATAGACACGCTAAGACAAAAAAAGCATTTAACAGTCGCTCCGGATCAGGATATATGGATCCAAACTAAACTGGGCGGAATGACAAGAATTATCGAGATACACCCTGACAACACGTTTGATCTAACAATCAAAGATGTACCACTTACAAAAAAAGATCACGAAGAATCTGGGGTCTTGCTATCCGGACCTGATAAATCAAAGGAAATAAAAATCACTTTTTTGTGGCGGATTGATTCTGATAATTACGAATGGGAAGGTGAAGACTATATAATCACCTATAAAGAAAAATAG
- a CDS encoding iron-sulfur protein has protein sequence MAAVSIVKCDDYMDEDLVRKVEEALSLVVDLKSLIRKGSKVLLKPNILMGLSPDRAVTTHPRILWAVGVIVKKYGGELWIGDSSGFGSTQRNAQKTGMYEVIEQLGAKLIPFNEPVEIAVENGRLVRHFKIEKAVTIADVIINIPKLKTHGLTYFTGAAKNLYGCLPGLEKGKGHVKMPSRELFSHMIVDLNTAVIPHINIMDAVIGMEGNGPSNGTPRKVGLIMASTNTFALDAVACEIIGLPPQEVPFLTYASDRDLVALDDIETRGENIQDVKIEGFQLIKQTTRKKELRNKILMLVKTLLKGFLIEKPVLIVSKCARCSICGEVCPVKVIQNTDNGPVFNYDKCIHCYCCQELCPHGAIELKKIILPWI, from the coding sequence ATGGCGGCAGTTTCTATTGTTAAATGCGATGATTATATGGATGAAGATTTGGTGCGTAAAGTTGAAGAGGCTTTATCCCTGGTGGTTGATTTGAAGTCTTTGATAAGAAAAGGAAGTAAGGTGTTGTTAAAACCCAATATCCTAATGGGACTATCTCCGGATAGAGCTGTGACGACTCATCCGAGAATTCTTTGGGCTGTTGGAGTAATCGTAAAAAAGTATGGCGGGGAATTATGGATCGGTGACAGTTCAGGGTTCGGTTCGACGCAGAGAAACGCGCAGAAAACAGGAATGTACGAGGTTATAGAACAGCTTGGGGCCAAGCTTATTCCTTTTAATGAGCCTGTTGAGATTGCAGTTGAAAATGGTCGGCTTGTCAGGCACTTCAAGATAGAAAAAGCGGTTACTATCGCAGATGTTATTATCAATATTCCTAAACTTAAAACGCATGGGTTAACCTATTTTACCGGAGCTGCTAAAAATCTGTATGGCTGCTTGCCTGGACTTGAAAAGGGGAAGGGGCATGTGAAAATGCCGAGCAGAGAGCTGTTCTCTCACATGATCGTTGACCTCAATACTGCTGTCATTCCTCACATTAATATTATGGATGCGGTTATCGGGATGGAAGGGAATGGCCCCAGCAATGGAACGCCTCGAAAGGTCGGACTCATTATGGCGAGCACCAATACTTTTGCCCTTGATGCTGTAGCCTGTGAAATTATCGGATTGCCTCCTCAAGAGGTTCCCTTTCTTACCTATGCTTCTGACCGGGACCTTGTTGCTCTGGATGATATTGAAACCAGAGGCGAGAATATCCAGGATGTTAAGATCGAGGGGTTCCAACTTATCAAACAAACTACACGCAAAAAAGAGCTGAGAAACAAAATCTTGATGCTCGTGAAGACGTTATTGAAAGGGTTTCTTATCGAGAAGCCTGTACTTATTGTAAGTAAATGTGCCCGGTGCAGTATCTGTGGAGAAGTATGTCCGGTAAAGGTCATTCAAAATACAGACAATGGGCCTGTTTTTAATTATGATAAATGTATTCACTGCTACTGTTGCCAAGAGCTTTGTCCTCACGGGGCTATTGAGTTAAAAAAGATAATTCTCCCCTGGATTTAG